A window of Polaromonas hydrogenivorans contains these coding sequences:
- a CDS encoding efflux RND transporter periplasmic adaptor subunit, translating to MASKAIYTVVAVAGIAAASGAAWWYQKPRPADGAANMASAGAPAKPPSVEVARVELARLADETRAVGSLRSRRGVVLRPEVSGRITQLNFTDGQRVRKGQVLVQFDDQLPQAQIQQSQAELSIAQANQKRNQELVAQNFISQRSLDESAANLQVAQAKLALARATAARLKIVAPFDGIAGIRQVNVGDYLKDGADIVNIEDIDAIYVDFRLPERYQSKVRRGQTALLDIDALPGQRYTAQIQAIDPLIDVNGRSVGIRGCIDNRALTLRPGMFARVNTVFGIRDNASVIPEEAIVPQGGRQFVIKLLDGPNEATRTTQRVEVKVGLRSPGKVEITEGLAPGDTVVRTGQQRIQKDGTVVTVVELANGAPSRPAAETSGASASNSAPAAAKTASPSGPNPCGAVISQAPASGLVPTSSAVMPEKSLPARQRAIPADS from the coding sequence ATGGCATCAAAAGCAATTTATACCGTGGTCGCCGTGGCGGGCATTGCAGCGGCTTCAGGCGCGGCCTGGTGGTATCAGAAACCCAGGCCCGCTGACGGCGCCGCAAACATGGCCAGCGCTGGTGCGCCCGCAAAACCGCCTTCGGTCGAAGTGGCGCGGGTGGAACTGGCGCGGCTTGCCGATGAAACCCGTGCCGTCGGCAGCCTGCGTTCGCGCCGGGGCGTGGTGTTGCGCCCTGAAGTCAGCGGCCGCATCACCCAGCTCAACTTCACCGATGGCCAGCGCGTGCGCAAGGGGCAGGTGCTGGTGCAGTTCGATGACCAGCTGCCGCAGGCGCAAATCCAGCAAAGCCAGGCCGAACTGTCGATAGCCCAGGCCAACCAGAAACGCAACCAGGAACTGGTCGCGCAAAACTTCATCAGCCAGCGCTCGCTCGATGAAAGCGCCGCCAACCTGCAGGTGGCGCAGGCCAAACTGGCGCTGGCCAGGGCGACGGCGGCACGCTTGAAGATCGTTGCCCCGTTCGACGGCATCGCCGGCATTCGCCAGGTCAATGTGGGCGATTACCTCAAGGATGGCGCCGACATTGTCAATATTGAAGACATCGACGCCATTTACGTGGATTTCCGCTTGCCCGAGCGCTACCAGAGCAAGGTCAGGCGCGGGCAGACAGCCCTGCTTGACATTGACGCGCTGCCCGGCCAGCGCTACACGGCGCAGATCCAGGCGATTGACCCGCTGATTGATGTGAACGGCCGGTCGGTGGGCATTCGCGGCTGCATCGACAACCGCGCCCTGACATTGCGGCCCGGCATGTTTGCGCGCGTGAACACCGTTTTTGGCATTCGCGACAACGCCAGCGTCATTCCCGAAGAAGCGATTGTTCCGCAAGGCGGCAGGCAGTTTGTCATCAAGCTGCTGGACGGGCCGAACGAAGCCACCCGGACCACGCAGCGTGTCGAGGTCAAGGTGGGCTTGCGCAGTCCGGGCAAGGTGGAAATCACCGAGGGGCTGGCGCCCGGCGACACCGTGGTCAGGACCGGCCAGCAGCGGATTCAGAAAGACGGCACCGTCGTGACGGTGGTGGAACTGGCCAATGGCGCACCGTCCCGCCCGGCCGCTGAAACAAGCGGGGCCAGCGCTTCAAATTCAGCTCCCGCCGCCGCAAAAACCGCCTCGCCATCAGGCCCCAATCCGTGCGGCGCCGTGATTTCGCAGGCGCCAGCATCAGGCCTTGTGCCCACCAGCAGCGCCGTCATGCCGGAAAAATCCCTGCCAGCGCGGCAGCGCGCAATCCCGGCTGATTCCTGA
- a CDS encoding ABC transporter substrate-binding protein: MERLPRMSRRVFTGGSLLTAATLGLPALYAQTQPETRKITISVDSKNTFYCLPLTISEQLGYFKSEGLEVGISDFESAALALQAVARGSADICSAGFEHTLHLQSTQQMYQSFVLQGRAPQVAFGVSPQNLPGYQSIADLKGKKIGVPALGSSSAMMASMVLSQGGLKAGDASFIGVGKAADGALAALRSGQVDAMSNTDPLMTMLEQKGEVRIISDTRTLKGTMEVFGGPMPAACLFAPLDFVRKNPNTCQALANAMVRGLKWLQTAGPGDIIKTVPESYLLGDRGLYIASFNKVRESISLDGILADEAPRTALKALASVDASIRAGSIDLGKTYTNVFAQRAKERFKA; this comes from the coding sequence ATGGAACGATTACCCCGCATGTCCCGACGTGTTTTTACCGGCGGCAGCCTCCTGACTGCCGCAACACTCGGCTTGCCTGCGCTGTATGCACAAACCCAGCCTGAGACCCGAAAAATCACGATTTCCGTGGACAGTAAGAACACTTTTTACTGTCTGCCCCTGACCATTTCCGAGCAGCTTGGCTATTTCAAGAGCGAAGGCCTGGAGGTTGGCATCAGTGATTTCGAGAGCGCAGCCCTGGCTCTGCAGGCCGTGGCACGGGGTTCGGCCGATATTTGTTCAGCAGGTTTTGAGCACACCCTTCACCTGCAGTCCACGCAGCAGATGTACCAGTCGTTTGTGCTGCAGGGCAGGGCGCCCCAGGTCGCATTTGGCGTTTCTCCCCAAAACCTGCCCGGCTACCAATCGATAGCCGACCTGAAGGGGAAAAAAATTGGCGTCCCGGCCCTGGGTTCTTCAAGCGCCATGATGGCCTCCATGGTGTTGTCGCAGGGTGGCCTGAAAGCCGGTGACGCAAGCTTTATCGGGGTGGGCAAGGCTGCTGACGGCGCACTGGCCGCACTGCGTTCGGGGCAGGTGGATGCCATGAGCAACACCGACCCGCTGATGACCATGCTGGAGCAAAAAGGCGAGGTCAGGATCATCAGCGACACCCGCACGCTCAAAGGCACGATGGAAGTGTTTGGCGGGCCGATGCCGGCAGCCTGCCTGTTTGCGCCGCTCGATTTTGTCCGTAAAAATCCGAACACCTGCCAGGCGCTGGCCAATGCGATGGTGCGTGGCCTGAAGTGGCTGCAAACGGCAGGTCCGGGAGACATCATCAAGACCGTGCCCGAAAGCTATCTGCTGGGCGACCGGGGCCTTTACATCGCCTCGTTCAACAAGGTGCGCGAGTCGATCTCGCTGGACGGCATCCTGGCCGATGAAGCTCCGCGCACCGCCCTGAAGGCGCTTGCCAGCGTTGATGCCAGCATCAGGGCCGGCAGCATTGACCTTGGCAAAACCTATACCAATGTATTTGCCCAGCGGGCCAAGGAACGCTTCAAGGCCTGA
- a CDS encoding class I SAM-dependent methyltransferase, which translates to MNSEIIGLTDWLKTPPGAYLLAWEQAHFDEAVSDIFGYHALQLGLPELDALQANRMPHKWLALSSMPGLPPQSSLQGNPLHRMEPASISSPRLALLTDSAALPFPENSLDLVLLPHTLELGRDPHSALREVARVLVPEGRVVISGFNPASLWGLRQRRDHFYQRLGYDEFFLPNAGDYIGYWRLRDWLRLLDFEVESARFGCYRPALGSQKWLDRFDWMDAAGERWWPIFGAVYFLVAVKHVRGMRLLEPAWKARKAPAAAPVAVANKNPASR; encoded by the coding sequence ATGAACTCGGAAATTATAGGTTTGACAGACTGGCTGAAAACCCCGCCAGGCGCTTACTTGCTGGCTTGGGAACAGGCCCATTTCGACGAGGCGGTCAGCGATATTTTTGGCTACCACGCCCTGCAGCTGGGACTGCCCGAACTCGATGCCCTGCAAGCCAACCGCATGCCGCACAAATGGCTGGCCCTTTCATCCATGCCGGGCTTGCCGCCCCAGTCTTCGTTGCAAGGCAACCCGCTCCATCGGATGGAGCCCGCTTCCATAAGTTCCCCCCGGCTTGCCTTGCTGACCGATTCGGCGGCCTTGCCTTTTCCCGAAAACAGCCTGGACCTGGTGCTGTTGCCACACACGCTGGAGCTTGGACGCGACCCCCATTCTGCCTTGCGCGAGGTCGCACGCGTTCTGGTTCCCGAGGGACGGGTGGTGATCAGCGGGTTCAACCCCGCCAGCCTGTGGGGCTTGCGCCAGCGGCGCGATCATTTTTACCAGCGTTTGGGCTACGACGAGTTTTTTTTGCCCAATGCCGGTGACTACATTGGCTACTGGCGGCTTCGCGACTGGCTGAGGCTGCTCGATTTCGAGGTCGAATCGGCACGTTTTGGCTGCTACCGCCCGGCGCTGGGCAGCCAGAAATGGCTGGACCGGTTCGACTGGATGGATGCGGCTGGCGAACGCTGGTGGCCGATCTTTGGGGCCGTCTATTTTCTGGTGGCGGTCAAGCATGTGCGGGGCATGCGCCTGCTGGAGCCGGCCTGGAAGGCCCGTAAAGCGCCCGCCGCAGCACCTGTTGCCGTTGCCAATAAGAATCCGGCCAGCCGCTGA
- the gloB gene encoding hydroxyacylglutathione hydrolase — MYLFPISAFADNYLWLLHDGKRALVVDPGDAEPVLRALEQSALQLESILVTHHHADHTGGVDALRKATGATVYGPATERIPAPFEPLHEGDSVHTLGLDFQVQGVPGHTAGHIAFYTPDMDGQPLLFCGDTLFSGGCGRLFEGTPAQMLASLDKLAALPGATRVCCAHEYTLDNLRFALAVEPDNTDLAAYQQHCLRLRAQGQPTLPSSIQQEILINPFLRTRRASLVSAARHFDASVHDDTSVFAALRQWKNQFK; from the coding sequence ATGTATTTGTTTCCCATTTCCGCTTTTGCCGACAATTACCTGTGGTTGCTGCATGACGGCAAGCGCGCCCTGGTCGTGGACCCTGGCGACGCAGAGCCGGTATTGCGCGCGCTGGAACAGTCCGCGCTGCAACTGGAATCAATTCTAGTCACGCATCACCATGCGGATCACACCGGCGGCGTCGATGCACTGCGCAAGGCCACCGGCGCCACCGTTTACGGCCCGGCCACCGAACGCATTCCCGCGCCATTCGAGCCATTGCATGAAGGCGACTCGGTGCACACCCTGGGCCTGGATTTTCAGGTGCAGGGCGTGCCGGGCCACACGGCGGGGCACATTGCCTTTTACACCCCGGACATGGACGGCCAGCCGCTGCTGTTTTGCGGCGACACGCTTTTTTCAGGCGGCTGCGGCCGCTTGTTTGAAGGCACGCCGGCGCAAATGCTGGCATCGCTTGACAAGCTGGCCGCATTGCCCGGCGCCACCCGGGTTTGCTGCGCCCACGAATACACGCTGGACAACCTGCGCTTTGCGCTGGCCGTCGAGCCCGACAATACCGACCTGGCAGCGTACCAGCAGCATTGCCTCCGGTTGCGCGCTCAAGGGCAACCGACCTTGCCCAGTTCCATCCAGCAGGAAATCCTGATCAATCCTTTTTTACGCACGCGGCGAGCCAGTCTTGTTTCAGCCGCACGCCACTTTGACGCGTCAGTCCATGACGATACCTCGGTATTTGCCGCCCTGCGGCAATGGAAAAACCAATTTAAATGA
- a CDS encoding transglycosylase SLT domain-containing protein yields MMLHSRSAPLYPSFSFLNFRLFSLALLLLMTVLAGCATRPTGMPGDPVLATGPGSTPGQRVQTGPLRAITPGQVNSFPIVSTEPPKELWDRIRRGFAMPDLQNELVTDREQWYTSRPDYILRMTERSSKYLFHIVEELERRQMPTELALLPFIESAFNPQAVSSAKAAGMWQFMPATGKYFSLKQNDFRDDRRDVLASTRAALDYLQKLYGMFGDWHLALAAYNWGEGSVSRAIAKNQKAGLGTSYDELSMPAETRLYVPKLQAVKNIVANPQAFNSELPLIENHAYFQQVQITRDIDVALAARLADVPIEVFKALNPSARRPVILAAGTPQILLPWDNALVFQRNFDAYTQGQYASWTAWTAPSTMTATEAARHTGMNETDLRSMNNIPPRMLIKAGSTLMVPRTAKMEDDVSSHVADNAQVSLSPEITTRRTTVKARKGESVASIANRYGLTAASVANWNSVGAGAAFKQGHQVVLYLPITARNVANMVGSFKKPAPLSDNIKIIPVRRSASKTIVKKSKRR; encoded by the coding sequence ATGATGCTTCACTCCCGATCCGCCCCTCTTTACCCTTCTTTTTCTTTTCTAAACTTTCGGCTTTTCTCGCTGGCGCTGTTGCTGCTGATGACCGTGCTGGCAGGCTGTGCCACCCGGCCAACGGGCATGCCCGGCGACCCCGTGCTGGCGACCGGGCCGGGCTCCACCCCCGGGCAACGGGTTCAGACAGGTCCATTGCGTGCCATTACCCCTGGCCAGGTGAATTCATTCCCGATTGTCTCGACCGAGCCGCCCAAGGAACTCTGGGATCGCATTCGCCGGGGCTTTGCCATGCCCGACCTGCAAAACGAACTGGTGACTGACCGCGAGCAGTGGTATACCAGCCGTCCTGACTACATCCTGCGCATGACCGAGCGTTCCAGCAAATACCTCTTCCATATCGTTGAAGAGCTGGAGCGCCGCCAGATGCCGACCGAGCTTGCCCTGCTGCCCTTCATCGAAAGCGCGTTCAACCCGCAAGCGGTTTCCAGCGCCAAGGCGGCCGGCATGTGGCAGTTCATGCCGGCGACCGGCAAATACTTTTCACTCAAGCAAAACGACTTTCGCGACGACCGCCGCGACGTGCTGGCATCGACCCGTGCAGCCCTGGACTACCTGCAAAAACTCTACGGCATGTTTGGCGACTGGCACCTGGCACTGGCCGCCTATAACTGGGGCGAAGGCAGCGTCAGCCGCGCGATTGCCAAAAACCAGAAAGCCGGCCTGGGCACCAGTTACGACGAACTCAGCATGCCGGCGGAAACCCGGCTTTATGTGCCCAAGCTCCAGGCGGTGAAAAATATCGTGGCCAATCCGCAGGCATTCAACAGCGAGTTGCCGCTGATTGAAAACCACGCCTATTTCCAGCAGGTGCAGATCACGCGGGATATTGACGTGGCCCTGGCCGCGCGGCTGGCCGACGTGCCGATTGAAGTCTTCAAGGCGCTCAACCCCTCGGCCCGCCGTCCGGTGATCCTGGCCGCGGGCACGCCGCAGATTTTGCTGCCGTGGGACAACGCGCTGGTGTTCCAGCGCAATTTCGACGCCTACACCCAGGGGCAATACGCCAGCTGGACCGCATGGACCGCCCCCAGCACCATGACTGCGACCGAGGCGGCAAGGCATACCGGCATGAACGAAACCGATTTGCGCAGCATGAACAACATACCGCCGCGCATGCTCATCAAGGCAGGCTCCACCCTGATGGTGCCACGCACGGCGAAGATGGAAGATGACGTGAGCAGCCATGTCGCCGACAATGCCCAGGTTTCACTGTCGCCTGAAATCACCACCCGCCGCACAACCGTCAAGGCGCGCAAGGGCGAGTCCGTGGCCAGCATTGCCAACCGATATGGCCTGACGGCGGCCAGCGTCGCCAACTGGAACAGCGTCGGCGCCGGGGCGGCTTTCAAACAGGGCCATCAGGTCGTGCTGTATCTGCCGATCACCGCCCGCAACGTCGCCAACATGGTTGGGTCATTTAAAAAACCCGCCCCCTTATCGGACAACATCAAAATCATCCCAGTCAGGCGTAGCGCCAGCAAAACCATTGTCAAAAAATCAAAAAGGCGCTGA
- a CDS encoding cytochrome-c peroxidase encodes MKAFQILSHGDCYGVMHPPPRWPRRSRLTADALLMALLASGAAAVMAQEEDEPPPPPASLKTVPIPGPAAAMLNHYVADKAAAIRLGKALFWDTRVGSDNKTACATCHFHAGADNRIKNQLNPGILAGDRTFQLGGPNYAFKASDFPFTVHADVNSAQSQVSDKNDIASSQGVYTRSFTDVAWRTGSADNCEDVSDAVNHGGSGFNLNGVNTRRVEPRNTPTIFNTIFNFRNFWDGRASSVANGGDPFGLRNPDMHHWRVENGVLRPFSLAIATASLASLGSGPPVSENEMSCKGRTLAKLGTKLVKLVPLADQKIAPTDSTLAPLINSNLTYADLIRQAFQPDYWNSRTMVNVPGANSANFGNMDLPRSRNSQANRQRSNPGQISQMEANFSLFFGLAIQLYSSTLVSDDTPFDRFAAGNTNALTAQQQRGMAIFRSPNAQCIHCHSGPEFTSASFSNVTGEGRLDQRAGANNSVFRYDNGFFNTGVRPTTDDLGVGGLDPFNNPLSESRLSQLGKTALLGEDFDAAREVPVAAKAPLAVDGAFKTPGLRNVEFTGPYFHNGGKATLMQVVDFYNRGGDFTTQNQPVPDPTIKPLGLSETQKKDLVAFLLALSDDRVRFKKAPFDHPSICVPHGHEGDENRLRVNRSGDAIDTMMCLPEVGAGGVRTGLKPFLDLDPYQH; translated from the coding sequence ATGAAAGCATTTCAAATCCTCTCGCACGGCGATTGTTACGGTGTGATGCATCCGCCGCCCCGATGGCCGCGTCGCTCGCGCCTGACCGCAGATGCCTTGTTGATGGCCCTGCTGGCCTCTGGCGCAGCGGCGGTGATGGCGCAGGAAGAAGATGAGCCTCCCCCGCCGCCGGCATCGCTCAAGACCGTTCCGATCCCGGGACCAGCAGCGGCCATGCTGAATCACTATGTCGCCGACAAGGCCGCAGCCATCCGGCTCGGCAAGGCCTTGTTCTGGGATACCCGGGTGGGCAGCGACAACAAGACCGCATGCGCTACCTGTCATTTCCACGCCGGCGCCGACAACCGGATCAAGAACCAGCTCAATCCAGGCATCCTGGCCGGGGACCGGACCTTCCAGCTCGGGGGACCGAACTATGCGTTCAAGGCCTCCGACTTCCCGTTCACAGTGCATGCCGATGTCAACAGTGCGCAAAGCCAGGTCTCGGACAAGAATGACATCGCGTCGTCGCAAGGCGTGTACACGCGCTCCTTCACCGATGTCGCGTGGAGGACGGGCAGCGCCGATAACTGCGAGGACGTTTCCGATGCGGTCAATCATGGCGGCTCCGGCTTCAATCTCAACGGCGTCAACACGCGCAGGGTGGAGCCGCGCAATACGCCGACAATTTTCAACACGATCTTCAACTTTCGCAATTTCTGGGATGGCCGCGCCAGCAGCGTTGCCAATGGCGGCGATCCGTTCGGGCTGCGCAATCCCGACATGCATCACTGGAGAGTTGAAAACGGGGTGCTCAGGCCATTCAGCCTGGCCATTGCCACCGCTTCGCTCGCCTCGCTGGGTTCCGGTCCGCCGGTGAGCGAAAACGAGATGAGCTGCAAGGGGCGCACGCTTGCAAAACTGGGTACAAAGCTGGTGAAACTCGTGCCACTGGCCGACCAGAAGATAGCGCCCACCGACAGCACGCTGGCCCCGCTGATCAATAGCAACCTGACGTATGCGGACCTGATCCGCCAAGCGTTCCAGCCGGACTACTGGAACTCAAGGACCATGGTCAACGTGCCGGGCGCGAACAGCGCCAATTTTGGCAATATGGATTTGCCCAGAAGCAGGAATTCGCAAGCGAACAGACAGAGGAGCAATCCCGGCCAGATTTCACAGATGGAAGCCAACTTCTCGCTGTTTTTCGGGCTCGCGATTCAGCTCTACAGCTCAACGCTGGTGTCCGACGATACGCCTTTCGACCGGTTTGCCGCCGGTAACACCAATGCATTGACTGCGCAGCAGCAGCGCGGCATGGCGATTTTCCGCAGCCCGAACGCCCAATGCATTCACTGCCATTCGGGTCCGGAATTCACCAGCGCGTCGTTTTCCAACGTCACCGGGGAGGGCCGGCTCGATCAGCGGGCGGGCGCCAACAACTCGGTGTTCCGCTACGACAACGGCTTCTTCAACACCGGCGTTCGTCCGACGACCGACGACCTGGGCGTGGGCGGACTGGACCCCTTCAATAATCCGCTCTCGGAGAGCCGCCTGTCGCAACTCGGCAAGACGGCGCTGCTGGGCGAGGATTTCGATGCCGCCAGGGAAGTCCCGGTCGCTGCCAAGGCGCCATTGGCAGTTGATGGCGCCTTCAAGACGCCGGGCTTGCGCAACGTCGAATTCACCGGCCCCTACTTTCACAACGGGGGAAAGGCGACCTTGATGCAGGTGGTCGATTTTTACAATCGCGGCGGCGACTTCACGACGCAAAACCAGCCAGTTCCAGACCCGACCATCAAGCCGCTGGGCCTGAGTGAAACCCAGAAAAAGGATCTGGTGGCCTTTTTGCTTGCGCTAAGCGATGACCGGGTGCGATTCAAGAAAGCACCGTTTGACCACCCGTCGATCTGCGTGCCGCATGGACACGAAGGCGATGAGAACCGTCTCAGGGTCAACAGATCAGGCGATGCCATCGACACCATGATGTGCCTGCCTGAAGTCGGTGCCGGCGGAGTCAGAACCGGGCTCAAGCCCTTCCTTGATCTCGATCCCTACCAGCATTAG
- the rnhA gene encoding ribonuclease HI, with translation MTDSAAEPTISQPQHVVIYTDGACKGNPGPGGWGALLASGGTEKEIFGGEMGTTNNRMEMTAVIEALAALKKPCTVTLYLDSQYVLKGITEWIHGWKARGWRTAAKAPVKNVDLWQRLDALLVSSGHSIDWRWVRGHNGDPGNERADALANKGVEHALGRL, from the coding sequence ATGACCGATTCAGCAGCAGAGCCCACTATTTCCCAACCACAACACGTCGTGATCTACACCGACGGCGCCTGCAAGGGCAACCCCGGCCCCGGAGGCTGGGGCGCCTTGCTGGCCTCTGGCGGCACCGAAAAGGAAATCTTCGGCGGCGAGATGGGCACCACCAACAACCGCATGGAAATGACGGCAGTCATCGAGGCGCTGGCGGCCTTGAAAAAGCCCTGCACCGTGACCCTTTACCTCGACAGCCAGTACGTGCTCAAGGGCATCACCGAATGGATTCACGGCTGGAAGGCCCGGGGCTGGCGCACGGCGGCCAAGGCGCCCGTCAAAAACGTGGACTTGTGGCAGCGGCTCGATGCGCTGCTCGTGTCCAGCGGCCACAGCATCGACTGGCGCTGGGTTCGGGGCCACAACGGCGACCCGGGCAACGAGCGGGCTGATGCGCTGGCCAACAAGGGCGTGGAGCATGCCCTTGGGCGGCTTTAG